In Pseudomonas fluorescens, the following are encoded in one genomic region:
- the rpsD gene encoding 30S ribosomal protein S4, translated as MARYIGPKCKLARREGTDLFLKSGVRAIESKCNIEAAPGIHGQRRGRQSDYGTQLREKQKVRRIYGVLERQFSGYYKEAAGKKGATGENLLQLLECRLDNVVYRMGFGSTRAESRQLVSHKSISVNGQTVNVPSYQVRAGDVVAVREKAKNQLRIVQALDLCAQRGRVEWVEVDTEKKSGVFKNVPARSDLSADINESLIVELYSK; from the coding sequence ATGGCTCGTTACATTGGTCCAAAATGCAAACTCGCTCGTCGCGAAGGCACCGATCTCTTCCTGAAGAGCGGCGTGCGCGCGATCGAATCGAAGTGCAACATTGAAGCAGCACCTGGTATCCACGGCCAACGCCGCGGTCGCCAGTCCGACTACGGCACCCAACTGCGTGAAAAGCAGAAGGTCCGTCGTATCTACGGCGTTCTCGAGCGTCAATTCAGCGGCTACTACAAAGAAGCTGCTGGCAAGAAAGGTGCAACCGGTGAAAACCTGCTGCAACTGCTCGAATGCCGTCTGGACAACGTTGTATACCGTATGGGCTTTGGTTCGACTCGTGCCGAATCCCGTCAGCTGGTATCGCACAAGTCGATCAGCGTAAACGGTCAGACCGTTAACGTTCCGTCCTACCAGGTTCGTGCTGGTGACGTGGTCGCTGTTCGCGAGAAAGCAAAAAATCAACTTCGCATTGTCCAAGCTCTCGATCTGTGTGCCCAACGTGGCCGCGTAGAATGGGTAGAAGTAGACACTGAGAAGAAGTCGGGCGTTTTCAAGAACGTTCCAGCTCGCAGTGATCTGTCCGCCGACATCAACGAAAGCCTGATTGTCGAGCTCTACTCCAAGTAA
- the rpsK gene encoding 30S ribosomal protein S11, with translation MAKPAARPRKKVKKTVVDGIAHIHASFNNTIVTITDRQGNALSWATSGGSGFRGSRKSTPFAAQVAAERAGQAALEYGLKNLDVNVKGPGPGRESAVRALNGCGYKIASITDVTPIPHNGCRPPKKRRV, from the coding sequence ATGGCAAAACCTGCTGCTCGTCCTCGTAAAAAAGTTAAAAAGACAGTGGTTGATGGCATCGCCCACATCCATGCATCTTTTAACAACACCATCGTGACCATCACCGACCGTCAAGGTAACGCTCTTTCCTGGGCTACCTCCGGTGGTTCGGGTTTCCGCGGTTCCCGCAAGTCCACCCCGTTTGCTGCTCAAGTAGCTGCTGAACGTGCTGGTCAAGCTGCGCTGGAATACGGCCTGAAAAACCTCGACGTCAACGTCAAAGGTCCAGGTCCAGGTCGTGAATCCGCAGTCCGCGCTTTGAACGGCTGTGGCTACAAGATCGCCAGCATCACCGACGTGACGCCAATCCCGCACAACGGGTGCCGTCCGCCGAAGAAGCGCCGCGTGTAA
- the rpsM gene encoding 30S ribosomal protein S13 produces the protein MARIAGVNIPDNKHTVISLTYIYGVGRTTAQKICAETGVNPAAKIKDLSDEQIEQLRGEVAKFTTEGDLRREINMKIKRLMDLGCYRGLRHRRGLPVRGQRTKTNARTRKGPRKPIRK, from the coding sequence ATGGCCCGTATTGCAGGCGTTAACATTCCAGATAACAAGCATACTGTTATCTCGCTGACCTACATCTATGGTGTTGGTCGCACTACTGCACAGAAAATTTGTGCAGAGACTGGGGTAAACCCAGCAGCAAAGATCAAAGATCTGAGCGACGAGCAAATTGAACAGCTGCGTGGCGAAGTGGCGAAGTTCACCACTGAAGGTGACCTGCGTCGCGAAATCAACATGAAAATCAAGCGCTTGATGGACCTCGGTTGCTATCGCGGTCTGCGTCATCGTCGCGGTCTTCCAGTGCGCGGTCAGCGTACCAAGACCAACGCGCGTACCCGTAAAGGTCCGCGTAAGCCGATCCGCAAGTAA
- the rpmJ gene encoding 50S ribosomal protein L36 — MKVRASVKKLCRNCKIIRREGVVRVICSAEPRHKQRQG; from the coding sequence ATGAAAGTTCGTGCATCGGTGAAAAAGCTGTGCCGTAACTGCAAGATTATTCGCCGCGAAGGTGTTGTTCGAGTAATTTGCAGCGCGGAACCGCGTCACAAACAGCGCCAAGGCTGA
- the secY gene encoding preprotein translocase subunit SecY, with product MAKQGALSALGKGGMSELWARLRFLFLAIIVYRIGAHIPVPGINPDRLADLFRQNEGTILSLFNMFSGGALERMSIFALGIMPYISASIIMQLMTAVSPQLEQLKKEGEAGRRKISQYTRYGTVVLALVQAIGMSIGLAGQGVAFTGDFGFHFVAVTTFVAGAMFMMWLGEQITERGVGNGISMLIFSGIVAGLPRAIGQSFESARQGDINIFALVAIGLLAVAIIGFVVFIERGQRRIAVHYAKRQQGRKVFAAQTSHLPLKVNMAGVIPAIFASSILLFPASLGAWFGQSEGMGWLQDISQSIAPGQPLNILLFSAGIIFFCFFYTALMFNPKDVAENLKKSGAFIPGIRPGEQSARYIDGVLTRLTMFGALYMTAVCLLPQFLVVAANVPFYLGGTSLLIVVVVVMDFMSQVQSHLVSHQYESLMKKANLKGYGSGMLR from the coding sequence ATGGCTAAGCAAGGTGCTCTCTCTGCGCTCGGCAAAGGCGGTATGTCTGAACTCTGGGCTCGTCTGCGTTTTCTGTTCCTGGCGATTATCGTCTACCGAATAGGCGCACACATCCCGGTTCCAGGTATCAACCCGGACCGACTCGCGGACCTGTTTCGACAGAATGAGGGGACCATTCTTAGCTTGTTCAACATGTTTTCCGGCGGCGCGCTGGAACGGATGAGCATCTTTGCACTGGGGATCATGCCGTACATTTCGGCATCGATCATCATGCAGCTGATGACCGCCGTCAGCCCGCAGCTGGAGCAGTTGAAGAAGGAAGGTGAAGCTGGCCGTCGCAAGATCAGCCAGTACACCCGCTACGGCACTGTCGTCCTCGCTCTCGTCCAGGCCATTGGCATGTCCATTGGTCTGGCGGGGCAGGGCGTTGCGTTCACTGGTGACTTTGGCTTCCATTTCGTCGCGGTAACCACATTTGTGGCTGGTGCGATGTTCATGATGTGGCTGGGTGAGCAGATTACTGAGCGTGGTGTTGGCAACGGTATCTCGATGTTGATTTTTTCGGGTATCGTCGCCGGTCTTCCGAGAGCGATCGGGCAGTCTTTCGAGTCTGCACGTCAGGGTGATATCAACATCTTCGCCCTGGTTGCCATCGGTTTGCTGGCAGTAGCGATTATCGGTTTCGTGGTGTTCATTGAGCGTGGTCAGCGTCGTATTGCTGTTCACTACGCCAAGCGTCAGCAGGGCCGCAAGGTCTTCGCTGCGCAGACCAGCCACTTGCCGCTGAAGGTGAACATGGCCGGTGTTATTCCGGCTATTTTCGCGAGCAGCATTTTGCTGTTCCCGGCTTCGTTGGGTGCCTGGTTCGGTCAGTCTGAAGGTATGGGCTGGTTGCAGGACATCTCGCAGTCGATCGCTCCTGGTCAGCCGTTGAATATTCTGCTGTTTAGTGCAGGGATTATTTTCTTCTGCTTCTTCTATACGGCGTTGATGTTCAATCCGAAAGACGTAGCGGAAAACCTGAAGAAGTCCGGTGCCTTTATTCCGGGCATCCGTCCAGGTGAGCAGTCTGCGCGCTACATTGATGGCGTTCTGACTCGCTTGACCATGTTCGGTGCTCTTTACATGACGGCCGTCTGCCTGTTGCCCCAGTTCCTGGTGGTTGCAGCCAACGTACCGTTCTACCTTGGCGGGACCTCGTTGCTGATCGTCGTCGTGGTTGTGATGGACTTCATGTCCCAAGTACAATCGCACCTCGTTTCGCACCAGTACGAATCCCTGATGAAGAAAGCCAACCTGAAGGGTTACGGCAGCGGCATGCTGCGCTGA
- the rplO gene encoding 50S ribosomal protein L15, translated as MKLNDLSPAPGSRREKHRPGRGIGSGLGKTGGRGHKGQTSRSGGTIAPGFEGGQQPLHRRLPKFGFVSLKAMDRAEVRLSELAKVEGDIVTVQSLKDANVINVNVQRVKIMLSGEVTRAVTIGKGIGATKGARAAIEAAGGKFEE; from the coding sequence ATGAAACTCAATGATCTGAGTCCAGCGCCGGGTTCCCGTCGCGAAAAGCATCGTCCGGGCCGTGGTATCGGTAGCGGTTTGGGTAAGACTGGTGGCCGTGGTCACAAAGGTCAGACCTCCCGCTCCGGTGGCACCATTGCTCCAGGCTTTGAAGGCGGTCAACAGCCGCTGCATCGTCGCCTGCCGAAGTTCGGTTTCGTTTCCCTGAAGGCCATGGACCGCGCAGAAGTGCGTCTGTCCGAGCTGGCTAAAGTGGAAGGCGACATCGTCACCGTGCAGTCCCTGAAAGATGCCAACGTGATCAACGTCAACGTACAGCGTGTGAAAATCATGCTGTCCGGTGAAGTGACTCGCGCTGTCACTATCGGCAAGGGAATCGGCGCCACCAAAGGTGCGCGTGCGGCTATCGAAGCAGCTGGCGGCAAGTTCGAGGAATAA
- the rpmD gene encoding 50S ribosomal protein L30 has protein sequence MATVKVTLIKSMTGRIPNHKLCVKGLGLRRIGHTVEVLDTPENRGMINKAYYMLRVEG, from the coding sequence ATGGCTACCGTAAAAGTAACGCTGATCAAAAGCATGACCGGCCGTATCCCTAACCACAAACTGTGCGTTAAGGGTCTGGGTCTGCGTCGCATCGGTCACACTGTAGAAGTCCTGGATACTCCCGAGAATCGCGGGATGATCAACAAGGCTTACTACATGCTGCGTGTCGAGGGTTAA
- the rpsE gene encoding 30S ribosomal protein S5 — protein sequence MSNNDQKRDEGYIEKLVQVNRVAKTVKGGRIFTFTALTVVGDGKGRVGFGRGKSREVPAAIQKAMEAARRNMIQVDLNGTTLQYAMKSAHGASKVYMQPASEGTGIIAGGAMRAVLEVAGVQNVLAKCYGSTNPVNVVHATFKGLKAMQSPESIAAKRGKSVKEIF from the coding sequence ATGTCAAATAACGACCAAAAGCGCGACGAAGGCTACATCGAGAAGCTGGTTCAAGTTAACCGCGTAGCCAAAACCGTTAAAGGCGGCCGTATCTTCACTTTCACCGCGTTGACCGTGGTTGGTGATGGTAAGGGCCGTGTTGGCTTCGGCCGTGGCAAGTCGCGTGAAGTGCCTGCTGCGATCCAGAAGGCAATGGAAGCTGCTCGCCGCAACATGATCCAGGTTGATCTGAACGGCACCACTCTGCAGTACGCAATGAAGTCCGCTCACGGCGCTTCGAAGGTGTACATGCAGCCTGCTTCTGAAGGTACCGGTATCATCGCTGGCGGCGCTATGCGTGCTGTCCTCGAAGTTGCTGGCGTTCAGAACGTTCTGGCCAAGTGCTACGGCTCGACTAACCCGGTAAACGTGGTTCACGCCACTTTCAAGGGTTTGAAAGCAATGCAGTCTCCTGAATCCATTGCCGCCAAGCGTGGCAAAAGCGTCAAGGAGATCTTCTGA
- the rplR gene encoding 50S ribosomal protein L18: protein MTDKKVTRLRRARKARLKMHELEVVRLCVFRSSQHIYAQVISADGNKVLASASTLDKELRDGATGNIDAATKVGQLVATRAKAAGVSQVAFDRSGFKYHGRVKALADAAREAGLEF from the coding sequence ATGACCGACAAAAAAGTTACTCGACTGCGTCGCGCTCGCAAAGCACGCCTGAAAATGCACGAACTCGAAGTCGTGCGTCTCTGCGTGTTCCGCTCTTCGCAGCACATCTACGCCCAGGTCATTTCGGCCGACGGCAACAAAGTCCTGGCAAGCGCCTCGACTTTGGATAAAGAACTGCGTGATGGTGCCACCGGCAACATCGACGCGGCCACTAAGGTTGGCCAGCTGGTCGCTACGCGTGCTAAGGCCGCTGGCGTCTCGCAAGTGGCTTTCGACCGCTCTGGCTTCAAGTACCACGGCCGCGTTAAAGCGCTGGCTGATGCTGCTCGTGAAGCTGGGCTGGAGTTCTAA
- the rplF gene encoding 50S ribosomal protein L6, with translation MSRVAKNPVKLPAGVEVKFAGQQLSVKGAKGTLELNIHSSVEIVEEAGELRFAARNGDQQTRAMAGTTRALVNNMVQGVSQGFERKLQLVGVGYKAQAKGTVLNLALGFSHPVDYELPEGITAETPSQTDILIKGIDKQLVGQVAAEIRDFRPPEPYKGKGVRYADEVVRRKEAKKK, from the coding sequence ATGTCTCGCGTCGCTAAGAACCCCGTTAAGCTGCCAGCCGGTGTCGAAGTAAAATTCGCAGGCCAACAGCTTTCGGTGAAGGGTGCCAAGGGCACTCTTGAACTGAACATCCATTCGTCCGTTGAGATCGTTGAAGAAGCTGGTGAGCTGCGTTTCGCTGCTCGCAATGGCGATCAACAGACTCGCGCAATGGCTGGTACCACTCGTGCGTTGGTAAACAACATGGTCCAAGGCGTAAGCCAAGGCTTCGAGCGCAAGCTCCAGCTGGTCGGTGTTGGTTACAAAGCGCAAGCAAAAGGCACAGTGCTGAACCTGGCTCTTGGCTTCTCGCACCCAGTGGATTACGAACTGCCGGAAGGCATCACCGCTGAGACTCCTAGCCAGACCGATATCCTGATCAAGGGCATCGACAAGCAGCTGGTAGGTCAAGTGGCCGCCGAGATCCGCGACTTCCGTCCACCAGAGCCGTACAAAGGCAAAGGTGTGCGCTACGCGGACGAAGTCGTCCGTCGTAAAGAAGCCAAGAAGAAGTAG
- the rpsH gene encoding 30S ribosomal protein S8: protein MSMQDPLADMLTRIRNAQMAEKSVVSMPSSTLKVAVAKVLKDEGYIAGYQISSEIKPLLSIELKYFEGRPVIEEVKRVSRPGLRQYKSVDDLPKVRGGLGVSIVSTNKGVMTDRAARAAGVGGEVLCTVF, encoded by the coding sequence ATGAGTATGCAGGACCCGTTAGCGGACATGCTAACTCGTATCCGTAATGCCCAGATGGCTGAAAAGTCCGTCGTAAGCATGCCATCTTCCACGTTGAAGGTAGCTGTTGCCAAAGTCCTGAAGGACGAAGGTTACATTGCGGGTTATCAGATCAGCAGCGAAATCAAACCACTGCTGTCCATCGAGCTGAAGTACTTCGAAGGCCGTCCGGTTATCGAAGAAGTGAAGCGCGTTAGCCGTCCAGGCCTGCGTCAGTACAAGTCCGTCGATGATCTGCCAAAAGTTCGTGGCGGTCTCGGTGTGTCTATCGTCTCCACCAACAAGGGTGTGATGACTGATCGTGCTGCGCGCGCTGCCGGTGTCGGCGGCGAAGTTCTTTGCACTGTGTTCTAA
- the rpsN gene encoding 30S ribosomal protein S14 yields MAKMSMKNRELKRQLTVAKYAKKRAALKAIIVDLNASPEARWEATVALQKQPRDASASRMRNRCRLTGRPHGVYRKFGLGRNKLREAAMRGDVPGLVKASW; encoded by the coding sequence ATGGCCAAGATGAGCATGAAAAACCGCGAGCTGAAGCGTCAGCTCACGGTTGCCAAGTACGCCAAGAAGCGTGCAGCACTGAAAGCTATCATCGTTGATCTGAACGCAAGTCCAGAAGCGCGTTGGGAAGCTACAGTAGCCCTGCAGAAGCAGCCACGTGACGCAAGCGCTTCGCGCATGCGTAACCGCTGCCGCCTGACCGGTCGTCCACACGGCGTTTACCGCAAGTTCGGCCTCGGCCGTAACAAGCTGCGTGAAGCTGCCATGCGTGGTGACGTACCGGGTCTGGTTAAAGCCAGCTGGTAA
- the rplE gene encoding 50S ribosomal protein L5 — protein sequence MARLKEIYRKEIAPKLKEELKLSNVMEVPRVTKITLNMGLGEAIGDKKVIEHAVADLEKITGQKVVVTYARKSIAGFKVREGWPIGVKVTLRRERMYEFLDRLLSISLPRVRDFRGLNAKSFDGRGNYSMGVKEQIIFPEIDYDKIDALRGLDITLTTTAKNDDEGRALLRAFKFPFRN from the coding sequence ATGGCACGACTAAAAGAGATTTACCGGAAGGAAATTGCTCCGAAACTTAAGGAAGAACTTAAGCTTTCGAACGTGATGGAAGTTCCGCGCGTTACCAAAATCACCCTGAACATGGGTCTGGGCGAAGCGATCGGCGACAAAAAAGTCATCGAGCACGCTGTTGCTGACCTGGAAAAGATCACCGGCCAGAAAGTCGTTGTGACCTACGCTCGCAAATCCATCGCAGGCTTTAAAGTCCGTGAAGGTTGGCCGATCGGCGTCAAAGTGACCCTGCGCCGTGAGCGTATGTACGAGTTCCTGGATCGTCTGCTGTCGATCTCCCTGCCTCGGGTTCGCGACTTCCGCGGCCTGAATGCCAAGTCCTTCGATGGTCGTGGCAACTACAGCATGGGCGTGAAAGAGCAGATCATCTTCCCGGAAATCGACTACGACAAGATCGATGCTCTCCGCGGTCTGGACATCACCCTGACCACCACTGCCAAGAACGATGATGAAGGCCGCGCTCTGCTGCGTGCGTTCAAATTCCCGTTCCGCAACTGA
- the rplX gene encoding 50S ribosomal protein L24, with product MQKIRRDDEIIVIAGKDKGKRGKVLKVLANNRLVIGGLNLVKRHTKPNPMSGVQGGIVEKEAPLDASNVAIFNGETNKADRVGFKVEDGKKIRVFKSTQKAVDA from the coding sequence ATGCAAAAGATTCGTCGTGACGACGAGATCATCGTGATCGCCGGCAAAGACAAAGGTAAGCGCGGTAAGGTGCTTAAGGTTCTCGCTAACAACCGTTTGGTTATTGGTGGTCTGAACCTGGTCAAGCGTCATACCAAGCCTAACCCTATGTCGGGCGTGCAGGGCGGTATCGTCGAAAAAGAAGCTCCACTGGATGCTTCTAACGTCGCCATTTTCAACGGCGAAACCAACAAGGCTGACCGCGTTGGTTTCAAAGTAGAAGACGGCAAGAAAATTCGTGTCTTCAAGTCGACCCAAAAAGCGGTTGATGCTTGA
- the rplN gene encoding 50S ribosomal protein L14 gives MIQTQSMLDVADNSGARRVMCIKVLGGSHRRYAGIGDIIKVTVKEAIPRGKVKKGQVMTAVVVRTRHGVRRADGSIIRFDGNAAVLLNNKQEPIGTRIFGPVTRELRTEKFMKIVSLAPEVL, from the coding sequence ATGATTCAGACTCAATCCATGCTCGATGTGGCCGATAACAGCGGCGCTCGCCGCGTTATGTGCATCAAGGTGCTGGGTGGCTCCCATCGTCGTTACGCTGGTATCGGTGACATCATCAAAGTTACCGTCAAGGAAGCAATTCCTCGCGGTAAAGTGAAAAAAGGCCAAGTGATGACTGCTGTTGTAGTCCGCACTCGTCACGGCGTACGTCGTGCTGATGGCTCCATTATCCGCTTTGATGGCAACGCTGCTGTTCTTCTGAACAACAAGCAAGAGCCGATCGGCACCCGTATCTTTGGGCCAGTGACCCGTGAACTTCGTACTGAGAAGTTCATGAAGATCGTCTCGCTCGCCCCAGAAGTGCTGTAA
- the rpsQ gene encoding 30S ribosomal protein S17, with protein sequence MAEAEKTVRTLTGRVVSDKMDKTITVLIERRVKHPIYGKYVKRSTKLHAHDETNQCHIGDKVTIRETRPLAKTKSWALVDVLERAVEV encoded by the coding sequence ATGGCTGAAGCCGAAAAAACTGTCCGTACGCTGACTGGCCGTGTTGTCAGCGACAAGATGGACAAAACCATCACCGTTCTGATCGAGCGTCGCGTTAAGCACCCGATCTACGGTAAATACGTTAAGCGTTCGACTAAGCTGCACGCGCACGACGAAACCAATCAGTGCCACATCGGCGACAAAGTCACTATTCGTGAAACTCGTCCTTTGGCCAAGACCAAGTCTTGGGCGCTGGTTGATGTTCTCGAACGCGCTGTGGAAGTCTAA
- the rpmC gene encoding 50S ribosomal protein L29, with amino-acid sequence MKANELREKSAQQLNEQLLGLLRDQFNLRMQKATGQLGQSHLLSQVKRDIARVKTVLNQQAGK; translated from the coding sequence ATGAAAGCGAATGAACTTCGTGAAAAATCCGCACAGCAGCTGAACGAGCAACTGCTCGGCTTGCTGCGCGACCAGTTCAATCTGCGTATGCAGAAAGCAACTGGCCAGTTGGGGCAGTCTCATCTGCTCTCGCAAGTTAAGCGTGACATCGCTCGCGTGAAGACTGTGCTCAACCAGCAGGCAGGTAAGTAA
- the rplP gene encoding 50S ribosomal protein L16 — MLQPKRTKFRKQMTGHNRGLALRGSKVSFGEFALKSVARGRLTARQIESARRALTRHVKRGGKIWIRVFPDKPISKKPLEVRMGKGKGNVEYWVAQIQPGKVLYEIEGVSEELAREAFALAAAKLPLATSFVKRTVM, encoded by the coding sequence ATGTTGCAACCAAAGCGTACGAAGTTCCGCAAGCAAATGACTGGTCACAACCGTGGCCTGGCATTGCGCGGTAGCAAAGTCAGCTTCGGCGAGTTCGCGCTGAAGTCTGTTGCTCGTGGTCGTCTCACCGCTCGTCAGATCGAGTCAGCGCGTCGTGCTCTGACCCGTCACGTAAAACGTGGCGGCAAGATCTGGATCCGTGTATTCCCGGACAAGCCTATTTCCAAGAAGCCACTCGAAGTTCGGATGGGTAAAGGTAAGGGTAACGTCGAATACTGGGTTGCCCAGATTCAGCCAGGCAAAGTCCTGTATGAAATCGAGGGTGTTTCTGAAGAGCTGGCGCGTGAGGCTTTCGCCCTGGCTGCTGCAAAGCTGCCGCTCGCCACCTCCTTTGTTAAACGGACGGTGATGTGA
- the rpsC gene encoding 30S ribosomal protein S3 produces the protein MGQKVHPIGIRLGIVKEHTSVWYADGRTYADYLLADLKVREYLQDKLKSASVSRIDIHRPAQTARITIHTARPGIVIGKKGEDVEKLRQDLTKQMGVPVHINIEEIRKPELDGMLVAQSVAQQLERRVMFRRAMKRAVQNAMRIGAKGIKIQVSGRLGGAEIARTEWYREGRVPLHTLRADIDYANYEAHTTYGVIGVKVWIFKGEVIGGRQEELKPQAPAPRKKAAK, from the coding sequence ATGGGTCAGAAAGTACATCCCATTGGCATTCGCCTGGGAATCGTCAAGGAGCACACCTCCGTCTGGTACGCAGACGGTCGGACTTATGCGGACTATTTGCTCGCAGATCTGAAGGTGCGTGAGTATCTCCAAGACAAACTAAAAAGCGCGTCCGTAAGCCGTATCGATATCCATCGTCCGGCCCAAACTGCACGTATCACCATCCACACCGCTCGTCCAGGTATCGTTATCGGGAAGAAAGGTGAAGATGTTGAGAAACTGCGTCAGGACCTGACCAAGCAAATGGGTGTGCCTGTGCACATCAATATCGAAGAGATCCGCAAGCCGGAGCTCGACGGTATGCTGGTTGCGCAGAGCGTAGCTCAGCAGCTGGAGCGTCGTGTAATGTTCCGTCGCGCTATGAAGCGCGCCGTACAGAACGCCATGCGCATTGGTGCCAAAGGCATCAAAATCCAAGTGAGCGGTCGTCTCGGCGGTGCTGAAATCGCACGTACTGAATGGTATCGCGAAGGTCGTGTGCCATTGCACACCCTGCGTGCCGACATCGACTATGCCAACTACGAAGCTCACACCACTTACGGTGTGATCGGTGTAAAGGTTTGGATCTTCAAAGGCGAAGTAATTGGTGGTCGCCAAGAAGAACTGAAACCACAAGCACCAGCGCCTCGTAAAAAAGCTGCTAAGTAA
- the rplV gene encoding 50S ribosomal protein L22 gives MEVAAKLSGARISAQKARLVADQIRGKKVGEALNLLAFSSKKAAEIMKKVLESAVANAEHNEGADVDDLKVSTVFVNEGRSLKRIMPRAKGRADRIVKRSCHITVKVADK, from the coding sequence ATGGAAGTAGCCGCTAAGTTGTCGGGCGCTCGAATCTCCGCCCAGAAAGCCCGCTTGGTCGCCGACCAGATCCGCGGGAAGAAGGTGGGCGAAGCGCTCAACCTGTTGGCTTTCAGCAGTAAGAAAGCCGCCGAGATCATGAAGAAAGTGCTGGAGTCGGCCGTAGCCAACGCCGAGCATAACGAAGGCGCAGACGTTGATGACCTGAAGGTCAGCACCGTTTTCGTCAACGAAGGGCGTTCGCTGAAGCGCATCATGCCACGTGCCAAAGGCCGTGCTGATCGCATCGTCAAGCGGTCTTGCCATATCACTGTCAAGGTTGCTGACAAGTAA
- the rpsS gene encoding 30S ribosomal protein S19, producing MPRSLKKGPFIDLHLLKKIEVAAEKNDRKPVKTWSRRSMILPQMVGLTIAVHNGRQHVPVLVNEDMVGHKLGEFAGTRTYRGHVADKKAKR from the coding sequence GTGCCACGTTCTCTGAAAAAAGGTCCTTTTATCGATCTTCACCTACTGAAGAAGATCGAAGTGGCGGCGGAAAAGAACGATCGCAAACCGGTGAAAACCTGGTCGCGTCGTTCGATGATCCTGCCACAAATGGTCGGTTTGACCATCGCAGTACACAACGGTCGTCAGCACGTCCCAGTTCTCGTGAACGAAGACATGGTCGGCCACAAACTGGGCGAGTTCGCCGGTACCCGCACTTATCGCGGGCACGTGGCAGACAAGAAAGCCAAGCGTTAA
- the rplB gene encoding 50S ribosomal protein L2: MAIVKCKPTSPGRRFVVKVVNQELHKGAPHAPLLEKKSKTGGRNNNGRITTRHIGGGHKQHYRLVDFRRNDKDGISATVERIEYDPNRTAHIALLLYADGERRYIIAPKGVSAGDQLIAGALAPIKPGNALQLRNIPVGSTVHGIELKPGKGAQIARSAGASAQLIAREGVYVTLRLRSGEMRKVLAECRATLGEVSNSEHSLRSLGKAGAKRWRGVRPTVRGVAMNPVDHPHGGGEGRTSGGRHPVSPWGFPTKGAKTRGNKRTDKMIVRRRK; this comes from the coding sequence ATGGCAATCGTTAAATGCAAACCGACTTCCCCTGGCCGCCGTTTTGTGGTCAAGGTGGTCAACCAGGAGCTGCATAAAGGCGCTCCTCACGCACCGCTGCTCGAGAAGAAATCGAAGACTGGTGGTCGTAACAACAATGGCCGTATTACCACTCGTCACATCGGTGGTGGTCATAAGCAGCATTATCGTCTGGTCGACTTCCGTCGCAACGACAAAGATGGCATCTCTGCCACTGTCGAGCGTATCGAATACGATCCAAACCGTACTGCTCACATCGCTCTGCTGCTGTACGCAGATGGCGAGCGTCGCTACATCATCGCCCCTAAAGGCGTGAGCGCTGGCGACCAGCTGATCGCAGGTGCCCTGGCACCGATCAAGCCGGGCAACGCTCTGCAACTGCGCAACATTCCAGTTGGTAGCACCGTACACGGCATCGAATTGAAGCCAGGTAAAGGCGCTCAGATCGCTCGTTCCGCTGGTGCTTCGGCTCAGCTGATCGCTCGTGAAGGCGTGTACGTTACCCTGCGTCTGCGTTCCGGTGAAATGCGTAAAGTCCTGGCTGAATGCCGTGCGACCCTGGGCGAAGTCTCGAACTCCGAGCACAGCCTGCGTTCGCTGGGTAAAGCTGGTGCCAAACGCTGGCGTGGCGTTCGCCCAACCGTTCGTGGTGTTGCCATGAACCCGGTTGACCACCCACATGGTGGTGGTGAAGGTCGTACCTCTGGTGGTCGTCATCCGGTATCGCCATGGGGCTTCCCGACTAAGGGCGCGAAGACTCGTGGTAATAAGCGTACCGACAAAATGATCGTCCGTCGTCGCAAGTAA